The window TCCCTCAGACTCCCTCCAAAAACTTTTAACGCGAGTTGGTTTCCCCCTGTTTTGCCAGGCAAAACAGGGGGAAACCAACTCGTATTGAAAGTCTTTGAAGGGGGTCTGGGGGAAACTTTCTACAGAAAGTTTCCCCCAGGGTAATTCAGGGGGGTTAGCTCAGTCGGGAGAGCGGCTGGTTCGCAATCAGCAGGTCGTGGGTTCGAATCCCATACCCTCCACCAGCGAGATCGAGGGGGTTACGGTTTCCGTAACCCCTTTTTTTGTTTTGGGGGGGCGGTTTTTGTTGTCCTGTCGGGCCTGCGGCCGTGATGATTTTTCGCCGCGGTTTGCGTCGGCGGTTTCCTGGCGGGCTTGACTGGTGTTGTCTTTTCCATTATGATGGGAGGAGCCTGAATCCTTCTGGGAGCGTCTTTTGCGGGATTTCGCCAACAAGAGCTTTCCTAAGAGGCGGTCGGGAGGCGCGCCGGGCTCCGTATTCGTCCTTCTTGCGGCGGCCGTCGTCTTGTCGGCCCTTTTGCTTCTCTTCGAGGGTCCGCCGGTGGGGGCCTTGAAGGACCGCGGCGAGGGGGGGCGTTCGCGCCCCGGCGACGGGGCGGCGCGGCTCTCCGCCGTTCCCGCCGGAACCGGAGAACCGGCGGCGGACGGGGCTGCCGGGCGGGGCGGCCGGACCGCCGGTGATCCGCCGGGGGCCGCCGCTTCTCAGGACCTCGCGGCAGCCGGGTTCGTCGCCGTGCCCCAGGGACCCCACGGCGGCCCAGGCGTGCCGGACCTGAAGGTAGCCACCTTCATTATAAAGAGGAACGACAGCATATACTCCATCCTCTCGGGCCTTGGTGTTGAGGCCGCCGAGATCGCGAAGATTACGCGCAGCGCCCGCCGCATCTACGACCTGCGCAGGATAAAGGCGGGCGATGAGTTGCGCGTGGTCAAGCGCGGCGAGCGGGTCGAGAGGCTCGAGTACCGTTACGACGAGCTCGAGGGCCTCTATGTGGAGCGCGCCGGCCAGGGACGCTTCGAGGCCGGCTCCTACGAGGTCCCCCACGAGATAGGCCACAAGGTCGTGAGCGGTGTGGTGGAGACCTCGCTCTACGAGGCGGGTGTGGAGGCCGGCGCCGCCCCCAAGGCCGTAGTGGCCATGACCGACATCTTCGCCTGGGACGTGGACTTCGCTACCGACATGCGCAGGGGCGACACCTTCAGGATCCTCTACGAGACGGTGGCCGTGGAGGGAGAGATAATACGCATGGGCAGGGTCCTGGCCGCTGAGCTCGTGAACGCCGGCCGCCGTTACACGGCCGTCTACTACGAGGACGGGAAGGGCCGGGGCGGATACTACGACACCGAGGGCAGGAGCCTGAGCCGCACGCTTCTGAAGTCGCCGCTTCGCTACAGCCGTATATCGAGCTACTTCTCGAGGAAGAGGTTCCATCCCATACTCAAGAAGTACAGGCCCCACCACGGCATAGACTACGCCGCGCCGGCGGGCACGCCCGTGGAGGCCGCCGGCGACGGCAAGGTCGTCTTCGCCGGATGGCGCAAGGGCTACGGCTACTTCGTCAAGATACGGCACAACGGCATCTACACGACGGGTTACGGTCACTTCTCCCGCATCGCCAGGGGTGTAAAGCGAGGGGCGAGGGTGCGCCAGGGGCAGGTCATAGGCTATGTGGGGAGCACCGGCATCTCCACGGGCCCCCACCTCCACTACGAGGTCGTCTACCGGGGCAGGCTCGTAAATCCCCTCTCCATCAGGTCCACGCCCAAGAGGTCTGTGAGCAAGGACGAGCGGGCGAGGTTCGAGGCCAGGCGCGACGAGCTGCTCGCAAGGCTCCACGGCGCGCCGACGGTCGTGGCGTCGGTTAAGGGAGGCGGCGGGGAGGGCGTCAATTGACGAAGGCGCGCCCCTTGCGGAGGCGTCCGTCTCCGGGGGTCCGCCGCTTGAGCGGCCCGGTCCTCTCCCTTGCCGCCCTCTTTCTTGTGCTCGGCGCCCAGGTCTGCGCCGAGACCGGAGGGGAGCCGCGGCGGACGTCCGTGCCCGTCGAGCTCTATTTCGACGTCTCGTCGTGGCTCAGCACCGGCGAGGGGAGCTGGGACATAGCCGACATCGACGGCTCGCCCGACGTGCTATCGGAGCTCGAGTTCAAGGGCCTCTCAAGCCTCGTCGCCGACGTGGAGGCCGGGGTGCGCCTGGGCCGCCACGGCCTTGTCGCCGGCGCCGGCCTCGGCTCCATCACCGGCGGCTCCTACGAGGACAGGGACTACCTCGGCGACGGACGGACCTCGCTCTTCTCCTACTCGAGCGGCGAGGCGGCCAACGGCGACGACGACGCCGTCTCCTACTGGTTCGTCGAGTACAGGTTCCGGGTCTTCGGCCCGGGCCTCTACCACGGTAAGGGCGCGGGCGGGGACGCTTCGGCGCGCAAGGGGCCGGGGCTTGTCGAGCGGCTGGGCAGGCTCGACGTGGTCGTCGCCTACAGGCGCTGGCGCGAGAGGCTCGTCATCACAAAGGGTGTCCAGCACAGGTGGTACGACCGCTACGACCTCGGCGCCATAGAGGGGCTCGACTCGCGCTACGCCTTCGAGTGGACTGCCGCGGGGGCGGGTCTTGACGCCGTCGTCCCCCTTTCGACGACCGTCGAGCTCCTGCTAAGGGGGCTCTTCTATCCCGACGTGAGCTTCGAGGGCGAGGGGACCTGGAACCTGCGCACCGATTTCCGGCAGGACCCCAGCTTCAGGCACGAGGCCGGCGGAGGCGACGGCTGGGAGCTTCGCGGCGCCCTCACGTGGCGTCCCAGGGCGCCCGTTGTCCTTACGGCCGGTTACCGTTACTGGAGCCGCCGGGCCGGCGACGGCGTCGACACCCTGTATCTCGTCGACGGCTCAACGATCAGGACGCGGCTCAACAACGTCGCGTCGAGCCGCGAGGGACCCTTCTTCTCCGTGGCCTTCCGGCTGTGAGCGGCCCTGGCTCACTTCGTGACCGGACCTCGCCACCACCTCATGCCTCCGCGCAGGTTGTAGACATGGCGGAAGCCGTTCTCCACGAGTATGCCGGCGAGCTCGTCGCCCATGGGGCCGCCGTGGCAGACGAAGACGTTGCGCTCGTCCCGGTCGAGTTCCTTGAGTATCCTCTTGCGGGCCGTCTCGTAGGGTATGTTGACGGCCCCCGGTATGTGACCCTGGGCATAGAGTTCGGGCTCGCGCACGTCGATTATGACGAGCTTTTCGCCGTCCTTCATCATCGCCTCGAGCTGCGCGCCGCTTATGCTCTCGTAACCGGCCGCAAAGACGGCGCCGGCCGCAAGGGCGACGGCGGCGATCACCGAGGAGA of the Deltaproteobacteria bacterium genome contains:
- a CDS encoding rhodanese-like domain-containing protein translates to MKRGFKALSSVIAAVALAAGAVFAAGYESISGAQLEAMMKDGEKLVIIDVREPELYAQGHIPGAVNIPYETARKRILKELDRDERNVFVCHGGPMGDELAGILVENGFRHVYNLRGGMRWWRGPVTK
- a CDS encoding peptidase M23; this encodes MRDFANKSFPKRRSGGAPGSVFVLLAAAVVLSALLLLFEGPPVGALKDRGEGGRSRPGDGAARLSAVPAGTGEPAADGAAGRGGRTAGDPPGAAASQDLAAAGFVAVPQGPHGGPGVPDLKVATFIIKRNDSIYSILSGLGVEAAEIAKITRSARRIYDLRRIKAGDELRVVKRGERVERLEYRYDELEGLYVERAGQGRFEAGSYEVPHEIGHKVVSGVVETSLYEAGVEAGAAPKAVVAMTDIFAWDVDFATDMRRGDTFRILYETVAVEGEIIRMGRVLAAELVNAGRRYTAVYYEDGKGRGGYYDTEGRSLSRTLLKSPLRYSRISSYFSRKRFHPILKKYRPHHGIDYAAPAGTPVEAAGDGKVVFAGWRKGYGYFVKIRHNGIYTTGYGHFSRIARGVKRGARVRQGQVIGYVGSTGISTGPHLHYEVVYRGRLVNPLSIRSTPKRSVSKDERARFEARRDELLARLHGAPTVVASVKGGGGEGVN